The Terriglobia bacterium genome segment TGGCTCAACTCGATGCCAAAGAGGTGAAACTAGAACTGGAGCCGCACCCTATTCTTGAGCCGGTCCAAGCCGCTCTTGAAGAGTCGAAGAATACCATCGCCGGTCACCCAGTGGAGGTTCGCATTCCTGAGAGTTTGCCCAAAGCAATGATGGATGTGACTTGGATCAAAAAAGTATTGCAGCATCTCATCGAGAACGCGGCGAAATACTCGGATGCCGGACAGCCCATCTTTATCAGCAGTGAGGTCCGCAATGGAAGGCTGATTACCAGCGTTGCTGACCGTGGAGTTGGAATTGATGACCTCGAAAGGTCAATGATCTTCGACAAGTTCTACCGTGGCCAGGGGCAGCGATACAGGATCCAGGGTACAGGGATGGGCCTGGCGATTGTCAAAGCGATTGTTGAAGCGCACGGTGGTCGAATCGAGGTCAGCAGCCAGTTGGGCCACGGTTCGGTATTTTCATTTGGCCTTCCAGTTGTGTGATCCCCGCCGATGGTATCTGGCCGAATGGCTGGGCCAAATTTTCATCGCGCCTTTAGGCTTTCTTTAGGGTCCGGCAAGTAGCATTGGGTTCGAAGGGCCCACCAATGCTGCACGTCCTCGGCCGCGTTCTGGAGATCATATTCTTCGTTGGCCTTGCCGGTTCCGCAATGGTCGCAATACTTGCATTCATCGGCGATGTCCGTGATTTCTCGAAAAGGACTGATTGCCACACTCGACCGTGATAGGCATCACGGAGTGGTTTTGTAACGGCGGCTACGCTAAGAGTAGCCAAAGATTTGCCAGCGAGCCCCTTCAGGTGGAATATGAATCAATTTTGCCCGGCTTCTTCCGGACCATGCGGCTTCCGTTGCTTGAGGGCCGTGATTTTACGGATGCAGATCGTGACAACGCGCCCACAGTCGTAATTCTGGATAACGTTCTTGCCGCCAAACTGTGGCCGGGACAAAACCCGCTAGGCAAGCAGGTCGGGATGAGTGCGCGCGCCGGTGGAACCTCCCGCGCGCTTGAAGTTGTGGGAATTGTGCAAGAGATCAAGCATTTTGGCCCTGAGGCAAAAGTAAGATGGATGCAAGTCTATGTGCCCCAGTACCAGGATCCATCGCCGACATTGTCATTCGTGCTTAATGCGGCTATGCCGGAAGCAGCAGTCAAACCCACTATAGACAAGGTGATTCACGAATTGGACAAAGACCTGCCAATCGAGAATTTCCAGACCATGGACACTTACTTGGATAATTATCTCAGCCCCCGCAGGGTAAGCCTCCTCTTGCTTAGCGCTTTTGCTGGGACAGGAATCGTTTTGGGAATGATTGGCATTTACGGCGTGGTCGCAGCAGCAGTGCTTCGCCGGCGGCGGGAAATCGCAATCCGCATGGCGATGGGAGCAACCGTCTTTGGCACAATCGCGCTTATTACCCGGTTTGGTCTTCTTGCGGCTTCGGGCGGCATTCTGATTGGCTCAGCTATAGTGATGAGTTTGACCCGCGTCCTTGCCTCACTCCTAATTGGAGTGAACGTCCTTAGCCCAGGAGTCTATTTTGCCAGTGCATTTGTCA includes the following:
- a CDS encoding ABC transporter permease; protein product: MPHSTVIGITEWFCNGGYAKSSQRFASEPLQVEYESILPGFFRTMRLPLLEGRDFTDADRDNAPTVVILDNVLAAKLWPGQNPLGKQVGMSARAGGTSRALEVVGIVQEIKHFGPEAKVRWMQVYVPQYQDPSPTLSFVLNAAMPEAAVKPTIDKVIHELDKDLPIENFQTMDTYLDNYLSPRRVSLLLLSAFAGTGIVLGMIGIYGVVAAAVLRRRREIAIRMAMGATVFGTIALITRFGLLAASGGILIGSAIVMSLTRVLASLLIGVNVLSPGVYFASAFVIFTLAVIASLIPAMRLMRFNVQEILRQQA